One region of Miscanthus floridulus cultivar M001 chromosome 19, ASM1932011v1, whole genome shotgun sequence genomic DNA includes:
- the LOC136527865 gene encoding uncharacterized membrane protein At1g75140-like, which produces MPHRVAALLLLLPLAAASEEAPVPAAAPVAGAAEAALLERHAAQLARLEELAESLARSVHALESALARSADPDPPPPAAPAAAVGDRRSPQGVAVTKRRPVWSERFHFAAAARLGEGAYAAAAAALPYEDADGRTKYFAVGDSRGRVFVFSAAGDALLELEAAAGGGGKSRVTALLAYLSPRRTDCLLFTGHADGSIAAHRLIESSPHGDDWLTLAAASSRLLVRGLDASPVVHLEAHHAGRARYVLSCDAGGRIRVFTENGTLYGTAIASSTPLAFVKQRLLFLTEAGAASLDLRSMSVRETSCEGLAEALNGTSVKAYSFDPSERFKAYGFTEAGDLVHVLLLGDVSSLKCRVRAVKKSEIDNPVAIQTIKGYLLVASHDKILVFNTSSQYYGRVGAPRPLFATTIKDIKSVFAGSGGVLPAEPAGKPVIAADREKLVILGLGDGHIAIYRSNFPVYKPESNAVVWSGPALLFLLFLIGIWQVYVKKKDSLGWTPEETFNTSVTAPTGSLLNHPTSDRAFADSAARSSDRGYVDGTSRASDRSYVDATARTTDRGYSDATRAVDLRGGALRSAPRRYVSPTRYAGASGIQYRPASAEPGLRGTPEIKYRGPGMEPPGFPKKREPLFSNNQAVVDDHVD; this is translated from the coding sequence ATGCCCCACCGCgtcgccgccctcctcctcctcctcccgctcgCCGCCGCGTCGGAGGAAGCGCCGGTGCCGGCCGCGGCGCCGGTGGCGGGGGCGGCCGAGGCCGCGCTGTTGGAGCGGCACGCGGCGCAGCTCGCGAGGCTGGAGGAGCTGGCGGAGTCGCTCGCGAGGTCCGTCCACGCGCTCGAGTCCGCGCTCGCCAGATCCGCGGACCCGGATCCCCCGCCGCCGGCCGCCCCGGCGGCGGCCGTCGGGGACCGGCGCTCCCCGCAGGGCGTGGCGGTCACCAAGCGCCGCCCCGTCTGGTCCGAACGCTTCCACTTCGCGGCGGCCGCGCGGCTCGGGGAGGGCGCgtacgccgcggcggcggccgcgctgCCGTACGAGGACGCCGACGGGCGCACCAAGTACTTCGCCGTCGGGGACTCCCGGGGCCGCGTCTTCGTCTTCTCCGCCGCGGGCGACGCGCTGCTCGAGCTCGAGGCCGCCGCCGGAGGAGGCGGCAAGTCCCGCGTCACCGCGCTCCTCGCCTACCTCTCGCCGCGCCGCACCGACTGCCTCCTCTTCACGGGCCACGCCGACGGCTCCATCGCCGCGCACCGCCTCATCGAGTCGTCCCCGCACGGCGACGACTGGCTCAccctcgccgccgcctcctcccgccTCCTCGTCCGCGGCCTCGACGCCTCCCCCGTCGTCCACCTCGAGGCCCACCACGCCGGACGCGCGCGCTACGTGCTCTCCTGCGACGCCGGCGGCCGCATCCGCGTCTTCACCGAGAACGGCACGCTCTACGGCACCGCCATCGCCTCGTCCACGCCTCTCGCCTTTGTCAAGCAGCGCCTCCTCTTCCTCACCGAGGCCGGAGCTGCCTCCCTCGACCTCCGCTCCATGTCCGTCCGGGAGACGTCCTGCGAGGGCCTTGCTGAAGCACTCAATGGCACCAGCGTTAAGGCCTACTCTTTCGACCCCTCTGAGCGATTCAAGGCCTATGGCTTCACTGAAGCTGGTGATCTCGTGCATGTCCTGCTGCTTGGTGATGTTTCCAGCCTCAAATGCCGGGTACGTGCCGTCAAGAAATCTGAGATTGACAACCCTGTTGCCATACAGACGATCAAGGGGTACCTTTTGGTTGCGAGCCATGATAAAATCCTTGTCTTCAACACCTCGTCTCAGTATTATGGGAGAGTCGGTGCGCCTCGGCCCCTGTTTGCCACAACCATCAAGGACATCAAATCTGTGTTTGCGGGTTCTGGTGGCGTGCTGCCCGCCGAGCCAGCTGGGAAGCCTGTTATTGCGGCAGACCGGGAGAAGCTGGTGATCTTGGGTCTTGGGGATGGCCACATTGCCATCTATAGGTCCAACTTCCCGGTGTACAAGCCAGAGAGCAATGCTGTGGTATGGAGTGGACCGGCCCTGCTTTTCCTCCTATTCTTGATTGGCATTTGGCAAGTatatgtgaaaaagaaggatTCTCTGGGATGGACACCAGAGGAGACATTTAACACCTCTGTAACAGCACCAACGGGGAGCCTTCTGAATCATCCAACTAGTGACCGAGCCTTTGCAGACAGTGCAGCAAGAAGTAGTGATCGGGGCTATGTAGATGGAACATCAAGAGCCAGCGATAGAAGCTATGTGGATGCCACTGCAAGAACTACTGACCGAGGTTATTCTGATGCTACTAGGGCTGTGGATCTGCGGGGTGGGGCACTGAGGAGTGCTCCAAGAAGGTATGTGTCCCCTACTAGATATGCGGGGGCATCTGGAATCCAATACCGACCTGCTTCGGCTGAGCCTGGTCTTAGGGGTACTCCAGAGATCAAGTACCGGGGCCCAGGTATGGAACCCCCTGGTTTCCCCAAGAAAAGGGAACCATTGTTCTCGAACAATCAGGCTGTAGTAGATGATCATGTTGATTGA
- the LOC136529192 gene encoding superoxide dismutase [Fe] 1, chloroplastic-like isoform X2 produces MASTALVAVAVGGGISLGLVASSSVASCSLRAAGDSRRLGRRLVILRRGGTERMRGRNCPKFHCANEVDVVTEDDSVDGDATDDEADLEAAADDAIDADVDTEDELDSSLPEDFEWIKQQPLPYPLDALEPYISKETVEQHWGVHQQIHVDQLNGMIGGSEWEGMSLGQMMLASFNEGREEPHPPFFHAAQVWNHDFYWRSMKPGGGGKPPERLLKFINRDFGSYEGMIRQFMDAALTQFGSGWVWLSYKGSGLPYVKSRSPIPSDNYGRLVISKTPNAINPLVWGHSPLLAIDVWEHAYYLDYEDRRADYVSAILENLVSWEIVESRLTKAVVRAVERDEHLRRRILWKQRLAQANGQSRGRPRTRQGRPTGRQGDQEVARSSPVEA; encoded by the exons ATGGCGTCCACCGCGctggtggcagtggcagtgggGGGCGGCATCTCTCTCGGTCTCGTCGCCTCCTCCAGCGTCGCATCCTGCTCCCTGCGCGCCGCCGGCGACTCCCGGCGGCTTGGCCGCCGTCTCGTCATCCTGCGGAGAGGAGGCACCGAG AGGATGAGGGGACGGAATTGCCCAAAATTTCATTGCGCCAATGAGGTGGATGTGGTGACCGAGGATGACAGTGTCGATGGTGATGCTACTGACGACGAAGCAGACCTTGAAGCTGCAGCTGATGATGCCATTGACGCTGATGTTGATACCGAAGATGAACTGGATTCTTCGCTGCCTGAGGATTTTGAGTGGATAAAGCAGCAGCCACTTCCTTATCCTTTG GATGCTCTGGAGCCATACATAAGCAAGGAGACGGTGGAGCAGCACTGGGGAGTTCATCAGCAGATTCACGTGGACCAGCTCAATGGCATGATCGGTGGTAGTGAGTGGGAAGGCATGTCACTGGGGCAGATGATGCTCGCCTCCTTCAATGAGGGCAGGGAGGAGCCCCATCCCCCCTTCTTCCATGCTGCACAG GTGTGGAACCATGATTTCTATTGGCGATCCATGAAACCTGGCGGTGGGGGCAAGCCACCAGAACGGCTTCTGAAGTTTATTAATAGAGACTTTGGCTCCTATGAGGGTATGATCCGCCAATTCATGGATGCTGCACTAACTCAGTTTGGTTCTGGATGGGTTTGGCTTTCCT ACAAAGGAAGCGGTTTGCCTTATGTGAAATCAAGAAGCCCAATCCCATCAGACAATTATGGTAGGCTGGTCATCTCAAAGACTCCAAATGCCATCAACCCTCTTGTCTGGGGCCACTCT CCACTCCTTGCGATTGATGTTTGGGAG CATGCATATTACCTGGATTATGAG GATCGAAGGGCTGATTATGTTTCTGCGATTCTAGAGAATCTTGTGTCGTGGGAAATAGTCGAGTCGAGGCTCACAAAAGCCGTTGTACGGGCAGTAGAAAGAGATGAGCATCTCCGCAGGAGAATTCTATGGAAGCAGCGTTTAGCTCAGGCGAATGGGCAGAGTCGAGGTAGGCCTCGCACTCGGCAAGGCAGACCGACAGGGAGGCAAGGAGACCAAGAAGTCGCCAGGAGCAGTCCTGTGGAGGCATGA
- the LOC136529192 gene encoding superoxide dismutase [Fe] 1, chloroplastic-like isoform X1: MASTALVAVAVGGGISLGLVASSSVASCSLRAAGDSRRLGRRLVILRRGGTEGQRMRGRNCPKFHCANEVDVVTEDDSVDGDATDDEADLEAAADDAIDADVDTEDELDSSLPEDFEWIKQQPLPYPLDALEPYISKETVEQHWGVHQQIHVDQLNGMIGGSEWEGMSLGQMMLASFNEGREEPHPPFFHAAQVWNHDFYWRSMKPGGGGKPPERLLKFINRDFGSYEGMIRQFMDAALTQFGSGWVWLSYKGSGLPYVKSRSPIPSDNYGRLVISKTPNAINPLVWGHSPLLAIDVWEHAYYLDYEDRRADYVSAILENLVSWEIVESRLTKAVVRAVERDEHLRRRILWKQRLAQANGQSRGRPRTRQGRPTGRQGDQEVARSSPVEA, from the exons ATGGCGTCCACCGCGctggtggcagtggcagtgggGGGCGGCATCTCTCTCGGTCTCGTCGCCTCCTCCAGCGTCGCATCCTGCTCCCTGCGCGCCGCCGGCGACTCCCGGCGGCTTGGCCGCCGTCTCGTCATCCTGCGGAGAGGAGGCACCGAG GGACAGAGGATGAGGGGACGGAATTGCCCAAAATTTCATTGCGCCAATGAGGTGGATGTGGTGACCGAGGATGACAGTGTCGATGGTGATGCTACTGACGACGAAGCAGACCTTGAAGCTGCAGCTGATGATGCCATTGACGCTGATGTTGATACCGAAGATGAACTGGATTCTTCGCTGCCTGAGGATTTTGAGTGGATAAAGCAGCAGCCACTTCCTTATCCTTTG GATGCTCTGGAGCCATACATAAGCAAGGAGACGGTGGAGCAGCACTGGGGAGTTCATCAGCAGATTCACGTGGACCAGCTCAATGGCATGATCGGTGGTAGTGAGTGGGAAGGCATGTCACTGGGGCAGATGATGCTCGCCTCCTTCAATGAGGGCAGGGAGGAGCCCCATCCCCCCTTCTTCCATGCTGCACAG GTGTGGAACCATGATTTCTATTGGCGATCCATGAAACCTGGCGGTGGGGGCAAGCCACCAGAACGGCTTCTGAAGTTTATTAATAGAGACTTTGGCTCCTATGAGGGTATGATCCGCCAATTCATGGATGCTGCACTAACTCAGTTTGGTTCTGGATGGGTTTGGCTTTCCT ACAAAGGAAGCGGTTTGCCTTATGTGAAATCAAGAAGCCCAATCCCATCAGACAATTATGGTAGGCTGGTCATCTCAAAGACTCCAAATGCCATCAACCCTCTTGTCTGGGGCCACTCT CCACTCCTTGCGATTGATGTTTGGGAG CATGCATATTACCTGGATTATGAG GATCGAAGGGCTGATTATGTTTCTGCGATTCTAGAGAATCTTGTGTCGTGGGAAATAGTCGAGTCGAGGCTCACAAAAGCCGTTGTACGGGCAGTAGAAAGAGATGAGCATCTCCGCAGGAGAATTCTATGGAAGCAGCGTTTAGCTCAGGCGAATGGGCAGAGTCGAGGTAGGCCTCGCACTCGGCAAGGCAGACCGACAGGGAGGCAAGGAGACCAAGAAGTCGCCAGGAGCAGTCCTGTGGAGGCATGA